The DNA region aaggatgttcaatgacagccgggacctacagtttaacgtgccatccgaaacacagtcattggtgtctaagatatacttagaaagtacatacaaacttagaaaagttgcattggtacttgcctgacctgggatcgaacccgcgccctcatactcaagaggtctgttctttgcccactaggccaccacgactttttttttacacaatacTTAAACATTATGCATTATATTAAAAGAAGAGATTAATTTGTTTCTATTTTGGGACACGAATTAATTTGAGACAAAAGTGATATCATAGCCATAGCCTGcttaggttttatttttctatattattttattttttgtaaatattaagatTGTTTGAAGGGGACTTTTattaacatagatatttacaacacataaaaaactatcctggtaaaaataaaatattaatatgaaatctgaatgaaattataataaaacgaCAGAAAGATAGATTTTTCGCTTTTGGGTTTGTGGAAAATTTTtggaagtttatattttatcttcaaCTAGCCGatgtcccgcggtttcacccgcgtcccgggggaacttcttcccgtacgaGGATCAAATATAGTGTAGCTTCTCAACTGTGTGATAATCTTTAAatttggggtacaaacaaacaaataatctttACTATTTATATGCAAAATATTCTTATTATAGAGTGAGCTGttggtttaatcacctaacaagccctagtgtcagagttttctcaaatccgcctgacggcctctgacgtggaatatatgtatatatattatacctacattatattattatagatattaatatcaAATTAAACAAGGTCTCATGCTCACACATTATAAGCCCATAGACTTTATTCAATGAACATTATAAAGGGAACCTTTGATTATATTCCTTTTGATAATTCGCACGCGTGCCTAAGTCTTTATGGAGAAGGGTAAATTATTTTACGCTTGCTTACATGTCTATGGAACACACATACATATGGTTCGcttgtatgtatgtagttgtaGATTGTCGTCGCGTGTGTGAGTGATTTTggtataatatgtaattatgACTGTGTGTATTTTacttaagtcgtggtggcctagtgggtaaagaaccaaccgcTCGAATATgtggtcagacaagtaccaatgcaacttttctaagtttgtatgtactttctaagtataacttagacaccaatggctgataaaaaggtgaaggaaaacatcttgaggaaactggactatagtctgaaatcaccaccccgcattgagcaagcgtggtgattaatgctcaatccctctccgtgtgagaggaggcctgtgcccaacaagtgggacgataaaaggctgtaactaactTTGTATGCACGAAATAGAAGTTGACTTTAGTTGTCAATGTCTCTAAAGACGTTGTTAGTGTATCTATAGACGTTGTAGCTATTTCAATCGAGTATTTTTTGACCGAAAAAatcataatctgcctagccttttctcaactattttgggatcggcttccagtctcactggaAGTTATACCAGTGTGCCacagaagcaactgcctatttgACGTTCTCAACTTTGCAACCACATACTTACTCCTTGGTAagtctggttgtcagactatATGGCTCCTAATAATCTACTCTACAACTTTTTTaggcagaaaaaaaaaaaaaacaaaaaacatatattGACAGTTTATTCATCAATCCAtataaaatttttcaaaaaagtttcaaaacaaacataaaaaacttattccAAATATCTTCGAAAAATACATAGCATAtccaaaaaaattacatcaaaactCCACCAATTTCTTTCCCCACAAATCGGTCCCATCACCAGTCCTCTTCATCCTATTTCTAATCACACCTTCCGAAGCAACCTTCAGATCATAAGCCCACCCTTTATAAGCACAGAAATCTATAAATTTCGTCACATGATTAATACAATTATTACCTAACTCCGCCCCTCTGTAATCCCATGGAAAAGCATGATGAAAGTTGTGAAATCCATCACCCATGGTTGCTAGCAAGAGTGGGAAATTTTGACATGCTACCATGGTCTTGTCATAAGGTCGATGACCCCACGAATGGGCTAGGCTGTTCGTTAAAAACGTGAGGTTGCTGTCTAACATGTATCTTAGTATGTTTAAGTGCCAGCAAACTGAGAAGGATTCGCCTAATATATAATGTATGCCTACGGGTACTCCAAAGCTGATTAGTGGTAGTAGCCATTTTGcgttcctgaaaaaaaaaagaaaatattataatgtaggGGTTAAAATTGTCGGTAAACATGTTCTCtgcaaggagatcagccagctgcacgggacatattatagtgcacaagcattaccgtggacacaggtgcactcactattccttcactcacaTAGCGcgagcgcgatgggacgacaatccgacacgaccggagagagatttcCGATACGCACGGTATATCAAACATCCATTTTCAGACTACATGTGAAACATGTCACATTTGAAAGTTTCGTAAAACCCTGAGGGCGATTTCCGGAAATCGAACCCGGAACCTGTGCACAGCATTACGCTATACAACTGCTACTGCTAGACCATTGAGGcaaacaaagaaagaaaataacatGAGTCGTcttaaaatattaggtactcgTGTAGCGGGATTTACTCCATGTAAAGCTTCTCTATGTATATCAGTTTACATAACTAAGTTTAGATGTAAGAATAGACAACTTACTTTCTCATCTATTCCAAAATTACAAAActcaagagtttgtttgtttgaatgcactaatctcaggaacaactattccgatttggaaaattctttcacagttacATAGTTCATATATCAAAGAAGgctataggtactttttattcgaTTAGGCGTAGTAGTTCccacgttaaactataggtcccggctgtcattgaacatccttggcagtcgttacgggtagtcagaagccagtaagtctgacaccagtctaaccaaggggtatcgggttgcccgggtaactgggttgaggaggtcagataggcagtcgcttcttgtaaagcgctggtactcagctgaatccggttagactggaagccgaccccgacatggttgggaaaaggctcggaggatgatgaggcgTAGTAATTCCCATAAAACTTGACTGGAACCACTAACAAAACCTTTCATCCAGGTGAGCGAGGTAGTCCTCACAAAACTTATAAAACTCCTACCAAAATCTAGCTTCCACAAGAACCACTAACCTTTTCTGGTACATCAACACAGGATTCGCATACACATCGCTCATATCAACCAAGCCTTTTCTCTTCTCGACTTCTGGGTGGTTCTTCACCAGCAGCCAGCCGATATGTGAGAAGAAGAACCCTCGACTCGAGTTGTGAGGGTCGGCGTCAGTATCGCTGTACTTGTGGTGAAGTCTGTGGTCTCTTACCCAGGTTACTAGCGTCCTGTTGAAAGCATGTATTTAGTCACAGATACAACATAGATACATAAAACtactaaaatgtacaaaaaaaaaccggccaaatgcgagtcgga from Helicoverpa zea isolate HzStark_Cry1AcR chromosome 29, ilHelZeax1.1, whole genome shotgun sequence includes:
- the LOC124644155 gene encoding acyl-CoA Delta(11) desaturase-like, with protein sequence MPPFEKSDVLTTDIKEHVSMDEPTKAGPWKHEYIVQNIVFFLYCYIAGVYGVYQCFTTAKWWSVVYMFVVFVTGTLGIIAGAHRLWSHKAYKAKKPLEIFLMLCHCLAYQRTLVTWVRDHRLHHKYSDTDADPHNSSRGFFFSHIGWLLVKNHPEVEKRKGLVDMSDVYANPVLMYQKRNAKWLLPLISFGVPVGIHYILGESFSVCWHLNILRYMLDSNLTFLTNSLAHSWGHRPYDKTMVACQNFPLLLATMGDGFHNFHHAFPWDYRGAELGNNCINHVTKFIDFCAYKGWAYDLKVASEGVIRNRMKRTGDGTDLWGKKLVEF